Proteins found in one bacterium genomic segment:
- a CDS encoding aminoglycoside adenylyltransferase domain-containing protein, whose product MTGQACGTAPVAVQQQVTECIRVLQQLVGPDLVGMYLFGSLAMGCFNPRSSDIDLLIVTNEGLMAETKRRIAESLLRLSNAPAPIEVTFLAHESLQHWRHPSPYDFHFSEDWRGKHEQILQRGEWRCWQGTQGEDSHVAVSVTVARERGITLLGSSAHVTLPQVPERDFVAAILADHRWVRERMNQLPAYAVLNHCRTLAYLREKRVLSKTAGGAWALTTLPEAYHDLVAQALAEYGGGQRKAFDTERLAQFLDNVR is encoded by the coding sequence ATGACGGGGCAGGCATGCGGGACCGCCCCTGTAGCCGTGCAACAGCAGGTGACAGAGTGCATCCGAGTCCTCCAGCAACTAGTCGGTCCAGACCTCGTTGGGATGTATCTCTTCGGATCGTTGGCGATGGGGTGCTTCAATCCGCGGAGCAGCGATATTGACCTGCTCATCGTGACAAACGAAGGGCTGATGGCAGAGACGAAGAGGCGCATTGCGGAGTCACTGCTTCGTCTCTCCAACGCGCCCGCGCCAATCGAAGTCACCTTTCTCGCGCACGAGAGTCTCCAGCATTGGCGACATCCGTCGCCATATGACTTTCATTTCAGCGAAGACTGGCGCGGGAAACATGAACAGATCCTACAGCGCGGCGAGTGGCGCTGCTGGCAGGGCACTCAAGGCGAAGATTCCCACGTCGCGGTGAGTGTTACCGTGGCGCGCGAGCGCGGGATCACGCTGTTGGGTTCGTCTGCGCACGTTACACTCCCGCAGGTGCCGGAGCGGGACTTCGTTGCCGCCATCCTCGCTGATCACCGGTGGGTACGGGAACGGATGAATCAACTTCCGGCGTATGCGGTTCTGAACCACTGCCGCACGCTCGCCTACTTGCGGGAGAAACGGGTGCTCTCAAAGACCGCGGGTGGCGCCTGGGCACTCACCACGTTGCCCGAAGCATACCACGATCTTGTCGCTCAAGCCCTCGCAGAATACGGAGGGGGGCAGAGGAAGGCGTTCGATACAGAACGGCTTGCGCAGTTTCTCGACAATGTTAGGTGA
- a CDS encoding helix-turn-helix transcriptional regulator translates to MSATSRDPQAVGNIVVTSMDQLSFFELPESMKLWCQRQHISQSALAMRVGISTSHLNQIIQGHARPSLALAQRIRAVIGRKSHWLARPAPVGRNVASHEARGMSQTRKRHGGE, encoded by the coding sequence ATGAGCGCGACCTCTCGTGATCCGCAAGCGGTCGGTAACATCGTCGTGACCTCGATGGACCAACTGTCGTTCTTCGAGCTGCCCGAGTCGATGAAACTCTGGTGCCAGCGGCAGCACATCAGTCAGTCAGCCCTGGCGATGCGTGTCGGCATCAGCACCTCGCACCTCAATCAAATCATCCAAGGCCACGCCCGCCCGAGTCTCGCACTGGCGCAGCGGATCCGGGCGGTGATCGGCCGCAAGTCCCACTGGCTTGCTCGACCCGCACCCGTTGGGAGAAACGTGGCGTCTCACGAGGCAAGAGGAATGTCCCAGACTCGGAAGCGGCATGGAGGTGAGTGA
- a CDS encoding AMIN domain-containing protein — MNATSRDPHHTGIIAVAIACAVAMSGATQVGAATPALVTRITAAQTATNVQISVVASAPVEYQFLNVQPNWIVFQVTPAELQIRPGTLPYTGGVVKKIRVGQFAPQVVRVVVEMARPTPFRVIPAHDELALLVGVPGETQGSPSTGRTLPNAASASGSQGVLIPSAATATPTRAPQVPPLERLHAVLPGEGIGPVRLGMRIQDVLAAVGPAKSTQALPDGTRYEWFAPPANSGIGVRATPSGVVYRVWVLNDDQYAIADRVRIGTTETDARAVLGTPSEVLVDASSGTKTLTYPSLGLWLTIQMDQRYTFYGRIFEFGVTKPASPTPGR; from the coding sequence ATGAACGCGACCTCTCGTGATCCGCACCACACCGGGATCATCGCGGTTGCCATCGCGTGCGCGGTTGCCATGTCGGGCGCGACGCAGGTCGGGGCAGCGACCCCGGCGCTCGTGACCCGGATCACGGCGGCCCAGACCGCGACGAACGTGCAGATCTCAGTCGTCGCGTCGGCGCCGGTGGAGTATCAGTTCCTAAACGTGCAGCCCAACTGGATTGTCTTCCAGGTTACTCCGGCTGAACTCCAAATCCGGCCGGGCACGCTGCCGTACACAGGGGGCGTGGTCAAGAAGATTCGGGTCGGCCAGTTTGCGCCGCAGGTGGTGCGCGTCGTGGTCGAAATGGCGCGCCCCACGCCGTTTCGCGTGATCCCCGCGCACGACGAGCTCGCGCTACTCGTGGGCGTTCCGGGGGAGACGCAAGGTTCCCCGAGCACCGGACGCACGCTCCCCAATGCGGCGTCGGCCAGCGGAAGCCAGGGTGTGTTGATTCCCAGCGCGGCGACCGCGACGCCCACTCGCGCCCCGCAGGTTCCCCCCCTCGAACGGCTGCATGCCGTTCTGCCGGGAGAAGGGATCGGTCCGGTCCGACTCGGGATGCGCATCCAGGACGTGCTGGCCGCGGTCGGCCCTGCGAAGAGCACGCAGGCGCTGCCGGACGGGACGCGGTACGAGTGGTTCGCGCCACCCGCAAACAGCGGCATCGGGGTGCGCGCTACGCCCTCGGGTGTGGTGTATCGGGTCTGGGTTCTGAACGATGACCAGTATGCGATCGCGGACCGGGTCCGCATCGGGACCACCGAGACTGATGCGCGCGCGGTACTCGGCACGCCATCCGAGGTCCTTGTCGATGCGTCGAGCGGCACCAAGACGCTGACCTACCCATCGCTTGGGTTGTGGTTGACGATCCAGATGGACCAACGATACACGTTCTACGGCAGAATCTTCGAGTTCGGCGTGACGAAGCCGGCGTCGCCGACACCCGGACGGTAG
- a CDS encoding glycosyltransferase translates to MTEPQKPLVSIIIPTRNRCEKLREAVDSALAQEGSGTTFEVEVIVVDDASTDATPHVVPRWPGLRYQRLEQHANVSTARNAGIAMSRGDYIAFLDDDDLLLPGFVRTLLAARADVAYGAVITERDGVREAHGRIPHPSGDVFLDILYHNFYIQLSALLFRREVVADLGGFDETLPAMVDHDLLLRIAHHHRFVYVPGTVAVYRQSSGGLWRSTVRTGHHFSLLRRVYERALTLHPLPDRTKRAVLDDAYLYALKDAAAYLPPNGPVSDVQDHVVQILACLREHPRLARYPQYRHIAAHVARALAVTRSADAARAFTVELCRVEGRTFQANRLVARAWVEIGIGLCLVGQWKNGCGAFLVAASRDPTQFLARLANVMHERARRANFG, encoded by the coding sequence ATGACCGAACCGCAGAAACCGCTCGTGAGCATCATCATCCCCACGCGCAACAGGTGTGAGAAGCTTCGAGAGGCCGTCGATTCCGCATTGGCGCAGGAAGGCTCGGGCACGACGTTCGAGGTGGAAGTCATCGTCGTCGACGACGCCTCAACGGATGCCACCCCGCACGTCGTTCCTCGTTGGCCCGGGTTGCGGTATCAGAGGTTGGAGCAGCACGCGAATGTGAGCACCGCGCGCAACGCCGGGATCGCCATGAGCCGTGGCGACTATATCGCATTCTTGGATGACGACGACCTCTTACTCCCCGGCTTTGTGCGCACGCTCTTGGCCGCGCGCGCAGACGTGGCGTATGGCGCGGTCATCACGGAACGCGATGGTGTGCGCGAGGCGCACGGACGTATCCCTCACCCGTCCGGCGATGTGTTCCTCGACATTCTCTATCATAATTTCTATATCCAGCTCTCCGCCCTGCTGTTTCGGCGTGAGGTGGTCGCGGATCTCGGCGGTTTCGACGAGACCCTGCCCGCGATGGTCGATCACGATTTGCTGCTGCGCATCGCCCACCACCATCGGTTCGTGTACGTGCCCGGCACGGTTGCCGTCTATCGTCAATCAAGCGGAGGGCTTTGGCGGTCCACCGTCAGAACCGGGCACCACTTCTCCTTGCTTCGTCGAGTGTACGAGCGTGCCCTCACGCTCCACCCCCTCCCCGATCGCACGAAACGAGCGGTGCTCGACGATGCTTACCTCTACGCGTTGAAAGATGCCGCCGCGTACTTGCCTCCAAACGGACCGGTGAGTGACGTCCAAGACCATGTGGTGCAGATCCTGGCGTGCCTCCGTGAACACCCACGGTTGGCACGCTACCCTCAATACCGCCATATCGCGGCCCACGTTGCGCGGGCGCTCGCAGTTACGCGCTCGGCGGACGCCGCCCGGGCGTTCACCGTCGAGCTCTGTCGGGTCGAAGGGCGCACCTTCCAAGCGAACCGTCTCGTCGCGCGCGCGTGGGTCGAGATCGGGATCGGCTTGTGCTTGGTTGGGCAGTGGAAGAACGGGTGTGGGGCGTTTCTGGTTGCCGCATCTCGCGACCCCACCCAGTTCCTTGCGCGCCTCGCAAACGTCATGCACGAACGGGCACGCCGGGCGAATTTCGGTTGA
- a CDS encoding glycosyltransferase, whose product MTETQKPVVSIIIPTRNRREKLREAVDSVLAQEGAGVEFDTEIIVVDDASTDDTPRVVPTWRGVRYIRLDDHKNTSAARNAGIAASRGDYLAFLDDDDLLLPCFARTLLSPGADVAYSSVITEGDGVRKPQRNTHHPSGDVFLDILRHNVFIHIAAILIRRQIVVETGCFDESLPAIEDHDLLLRIAHRHRFVFVPGPVAIYRQSSSGLWISTVSAGHHVALLRRVYEHAMSLHPLPAGTKAAVLDHVDVYSMEQWTAHMPPGEPEDHAAHILARLRECPRLTRYPRYRHVAAHVGRTLAVTRSVETAEAFAAEIHRAAGRTLQANRLLARVWIEIGIGLCLAGRWRSGCDAFFVAASRDPTQFLARLAKVCRERAHGANLG is encoded by the coding sequence ATGACCGAGACGCAGAAACCAGTCGTGAGTATCATCATCCCCACGCGCAACCGCCGAGAGAAACTCCGAGAAGCCGTAGATTCGGTGTTGGCGCAAGAGGGCGCGGGCGTGGAGTTTGACACCGAGATCATCGTTGTCGACGATGCGTCCACGGACGACACGCCGCGCGTGGTCCCCACCTGGCGCGGAGTCCGGTACATTCGTCTGGACGACCATAAGAATACGAGTGCCGCGCGGAACGCGGGGATCGCCGCGAGTCGAGGGGACTATCTCGCCTTTCTTGACGACGACGACCTGTTGCTCCCGTGCTTCGCGCGCACGCTCTTGTCCCCAGGTGCGGACGTCGCGTATAGCTCCGTCATCACGGAGGGCGACGGCGTGCGCAAGCCCCAACGAAACACGCACCATCCGTCCGGTGATGTGTTTCTGGATATTCTTAGACACAACGTCTTTATCCATATCGCCGCCATACTCATTCGCCGCCAGATCGTCGTGGAGACCGGCTGTTTCGACGAGAGCCTTCCCGCGATCGAGGATCATGATCTCTTGCTCCGCATCGCGCATCGACATCGATTCGTGTTCGTGCCGGGTCCGGTCGCGATCTACCGTCAATCGAGCAGCGGCCTGTGGATCTCAACCGTGAGTGCAGGACACCATGTTGCCCTGCTTCGCCGAGTCTACGAGCACGCTATGTCGCTCCATCCGCTGCCCGCTGGGACAAAGGCGGCCGTGCTCGACCACGTTGACGTCTACTCGATGGAGCAGTGGACCGCGCACATGCCGCCCGGTGAACCCGAGGATCATGCGGCGCACATCCTCGCACGCCTTCGGGAGTGTCCGCGGCTCACACGCTATCCGCGATACCGTCACGTCGCGGCGCACGTGGGACGAACGCTCGCCGTGACGCGCTCGGTGGAAACGGCAGAAGCGTTCGCGGCCGAGATCCACCGGGCCGCGGGGCGCACCCTCCAGGCGAACCGCCTGCTTGCGCGCGTCTGGATCGAAATCGGGATCGGACTCTGCCTCGCTGGGCGGTGGAGAAGTGGATGCGACGCGTTTTTCGTCGCCGCATCTCGCGACCCCACCCAGTTCCTCGCGCGTCTTGCAAAAGTATGCCGCGAGCGGGCGCACGGAGCCAACCTCGGTTGA